A window of the Luoshenia tenuis genome harbors these coding sequences:
- the rpe gene encoding ribulose-phosphate 3-epimerase, with amino-acid sequence MIKIAPSILAADFAAMGQEVASLQAAGADLVHVDVMDGRFVPNISLGQGMVQAIRRNTALPLDVHLMIEEPERYIGEFAAAGADVISVHAEATRHLHRALGLVREAGAKAGVVLNPATSPEVLRYILDKVDLVLVMTVNPGFGGQAFIPQMLEKIAYVRRMIDESGYAIDLEVDGGIDARTARQVAAAGANVLVAGSAVFGAQDRAQAIEELKSHARV; translated from the coding sequence ATGATTAAGATCGCACCATCGATTTTAGCGGCGGATTTTGCGGCTATGGGGCAGGAGGTAGCTTCCCTGCAGGCGGCGGGGGCGGACCTGGTGCATGTGGATGTGATGGATGGGCGCTTTGTGCCGAATATCTCGCTGGGGCAAGGGATGGTACAGGCCATCCGAAGGAATACGGCTTTGCCGCTGGATGTGCATCTCATGATTGAAGAGCCTGAGCGCTATATCGGTGAATTTGCCGCTGCCGGGGCGGACGTGATCTCCGTCCACGCGGAGGCCACGCGGCATTTACACCGGGCGCTGGGCCTGGTACGCGAAGCTGGGGCAAAGGCAGGCGTCGTGCTCAATCCGGCTACCTCGCCGGAGGTTTTGCGCTACATTTTGGATAAGGTCGATCTGGTACTGGTGATGACGGTCAACCCCGGCTTTGGCGGGCAGGCGTTTATCCCGCAGATGCTGGAGAAGATCGCCTACGTCCGCCGGATGATCGACGAATCCGGATATGCGATAGACCTTGAGGTAGACGGAGGGATTGATGCGCGAACCGCCCGGCAGGTGGCTGCCGCCGGGGCCAATGTGCTGGTGGCAGGTTCGGCCGTATTCGGTGCGCAGGACCGCGCGCAGGCCATCGAGGAGCTTAAAAGCCATGCGCGCGTTTGA
- a CDS encoding thiamine diphosphokinase has protein sequence MRAFDCLIVLGGARPPLEQLRGLAQAARWVIAADKGAEYLLEAQVPIDYLVGDMDSLPPERLQDSALAHTEVKRYPTHKDDTDAMIAAELALALGAGSIVFAAALGTRLDHMLGNIQILYKLHRDGVRAQIVQGRARAFVGSGCFTIEGEVGDTVSLFPLGRAHIADTSGLEYPVMDADLPIDRPLGVSNVLTEPQAAVTVENGYVLAVIPGED, from the coding sequence ATGCGCGCGTTTGATTGCCTGATCGTACTGGGCGGCGCCCGGCCGCCGCTGGAACAATTGCGTGGCCTGGCGCAGGCGGCGCGGTGGGTGATCGCTGCGGATAAAGGCGCGGAATACCTGTTAGAGGCTCAGGTGCCGATCGACTACCTGGTGGGCGATATGGATTCGCTCCCGCCGGAGCGGCTGCAGGATTCGGCGCTTGCGCATACCGAAGTTAAACGCTATCCGACCCATAAAGACGATACCGACGCCATGATCGCGGCCGAGCTGGCGTTGGCCCTGGGCGCCGGTTCTATCGTATTTGCGGCGGCGCTGGGTACGCGGCTGGATCACATGCTGGGCAACATCCAGATCCTTTATAAATTGCATCGGGATGGCGTGCGGGCACAGATCGTGCAGGGGAGGGCGCGTGCTTTCGTGGGCAGCGGATGCTTTACCATTGAGGGAGAAGTAGGCGATACGGTCTCGCTGTTTCCGCTGGGCCGGGCGCATATTGCCGATACGAGCGGCTTGGAGTATCCGGTTATGGATGCGGACCTGCCCATAGACCGGCCCTTGGGCGTGAGCAATGTGCTGACCGAGCCTCAAGCCGCAGTAACCGTTGAAAACGGATACGTCCTGGCCGTGATTCCGGGTGAAGATTAG
- the rpmB gene encoding 50S ribosomal protein L28, whose amino-acid sequence MAKYCEICKKGVMSGNAVSHSHRASRRIWAPNIQKVRVMVDGTTKKMHVCTRCLRSGKVQRAI is encoded by the coding sequence ATGGCTAAATATTGTGAGATTTGCAAAAAGGGTGTGATGAGCGGCAACGCTGTCAGCCACTCCCACCGTGCGAGCCGCCGCATTTGGGCGCCCAACATTCAGAAGGTTCGCGTGATGGTGGACGGCACCACGAAAAAGATGCATGTATGCACCCGTTGCCTGCGCTCCGGCAAGGTTCAGCGCGCCATCTAA
- a CDS encoding Asp23/Gls24 family envelope stress response protein — MAAKIINDLGYISITDDVIATIAGTAAVESYGVVGMVAKRATDGIMELLGRDNIMRGVRVDTSNDRLVINLYIIVQYGISIAQAGSSLVEAVKFNVQKLTGLEVDSVNVMIQDIRV; from the coding sequence ATGGCAGCAAAAATTATAAATGATTTAGGGTATATCAGCATAACCGATGACGTCATCGCGACGATTGCGGGTACCGCGGCTGTGGAATCATACGGCGTCGTGGGCATGGTTGCCAAGCGGGCTACCGATGGGATCATGGAGCTTTTGGGGCGCGATAATATCATGCGCGGCGTCCGGGTAGATACTTCGAACGACCGTTTGGTGATCAACCTGTACATCATCGTACAGTATGGCATCTCCATCGCCCAGGCGGGCTCTTCGCTGGTGGAAGCGGTCAAATTCAATGTGCAGAAGCTAACCGGCCTGGAAGTGGATAGCGTTAACGTTATGATCCAGGATATCCGCGTGTAA
- a CDS encoding DAK2 domain-containing protein — protein sequence MSIQALDGQGLKQMILAGAALLEANVAHLNALNVFPVPDGDTGTNMSLTLSAVVRELSALDDQAGTDVVSAAVARGSLRGARGNSGVILSQLFRGFSKAMTDKAMMDAAHFASAVQSGVEMAYKAVMKPKEGTILTVARAMADTAKRAARSGLDVLGVLDAMLEQGQITLDKTPDMLPVLKQAGVVDAGGKGLLLIYTGFRYSILGQPLPEGAAVEKQREIEVESTASEVAEFKSLADIKFGYCTEFFVVRLKEGVGEAQQDDLRDKLGAIGDSIVVVGDPEMIKVHVHTNNPGQALQYALELGELGPVKIENMREQHREIMRKQGRPVDEDAAPAAQEKEVALVSVSVGEGIGSIFNDLGVDRLIEGGQSMNPSIEDIARAVEETNAKTVFVLPNNSNIILAAQQVKDILPDRRVEVIPSKSIPQGISAILAFNLDSSVEENVERMTDALASAHCAQITYAVRDTENGEFTIKKDDILGLFDSQIQIVGNDVDTVVKDLLVKCIGDCEIVTGFYGEDVSEQAAGALRDALEEQFPDCDIEMHFGGQPLYHYIFSVE from the coding sequence TTGTCTATTCAGGCGTTAGACGGGCAGGGCCTAAAACAGATGATCTTGGCTGGCGCAGCATTGCTGGAGGCAAATGTTGCGCATTTGAATGCTTTAAACGTGTTCCCGGTGCCGGATGGCGATACGGGCACCAATATGTCGCTTACGCTGAGCGCCGTCGTGCGCGAGCTGAGCGCGCTGGATGACCAGGCGGGGACGGATGTGGTTTCTGCGGCCGTAGCGCGCGGCTCTTTGCGCGGGGCACGGGGCAACTCGGGCGTAATTTTATCCCAGTTGTTCCGCGGCTTTTCTAAAGCCATGACCGATAAGGCCATGATGGATGCGGCGCATTTTGCAAGCGCCGTGCAATCCGGCGTTGAGATGGCTTATAAAGCCGTGATGAAGCCCAAAGAGGGTACGATTTTAACCGTGGCGCGCGCCATGGCGGATACGGCCAAGCGCGCCGCGCGCAGCGGGCTGGATGTTTTGGGCGTATTGGACGCGATGTTGGAGCAGGGCCAGATCACCCTGGACAAGACGCCGGATATGCTTCCGGTGCTCAAGCAGGCCGGCGTAGTAGACGCGGGCGGAAAAGGGCTCTTGCTGATCTATACGGGTTTCCGTTATTCGATCCTGGGCCAGCCGCTGCCCGAGGGCGCCGCTGTAGAAAAACAGCGCGAGATCGAGGTGGAATCCACCGCTAGTGAGGTGGCGGAATTCAAAAGCCTTGCGGATATTAAATTTGGCTATTGCACGGAGTTCTTTGTCGTCCGTCTGAAAGAGGGCGTGGGCGAGGCGCAGCAGGATGACCTGCGCGACAAGCTGGGCGCCATCGGGGATTCCATCGTCGTGGTGGGCGACCCTGAGATGATCAAGGTACACGTACATACCAACAATCCCGGCCAGGCATTGCAATACGCGTTGGAGCTGGGCGAGCTTGGCCCGGTCAAAATTGAAAATATGCGTGAGCAGCACCGAGAGATCATGCGTAAGCAGGGCAGACCTGTGGACGAGGATGCGGCGCCTGCGGCGCAGGAAAAAGAGGTTGCCCTGGTATCGGTTTCCGTGGGCGAAGGGATCGGTAGCATCTTTAACGATCTGGGAGTGGACCGCCTGATCGAAGGCGGACAGAGCATGAACCCCAGTATTGAGGATATCGCCCGAGCGGTGGAGGAAACCAACGCCAAAACGGTGTTTGTGCTGCCCAATAATTCCAATATCATCCTTGCGGCCCAGCAGGTAAAGGATATTTTACCGGATCGCAGGGTCGAGGTGATTCCCAGCAAGTCGATTCCGCAGGGCATCTCGGCGATCCTCGCTTTTAACCTGGATAGCAGCGTGGAGGAAAATGTTGAGCGCATGACCGATGCGCTGGCCTCTGCCCATTGCGCGCAGATCACCTATGCGGTGCGAGATACGGAAAATGGCGAGTTTACCATTAAAAAAGACGATATTCTCGGCCTTTTTGACAGCCAGATCCAAATTGTGGGTAACGATGTGGATACGGTCGTTAAAGACCTGTTAGTCAAATGTATTGGCGACTGTGAGATCGTTACCGGATTTTATGGGGAGGATGTCAGCGAGCAGGCGGCTGGAGCCTTGCGGGATGCTTTGGAAGAACAGTTCCCGGATTGCGACATCGAGATGCACTTTGGCGGGCAGCCGCTCTACCATTACATTTTCTCGGTAGAGTAA
- the recG gene encoding ATP-dependent DNA helicase RecG → MEAPISVLPGIGPQRAKLLEKLNLFTVDDLLHFLPRGYRDYNQTTLIAQVELGEEVVIRAQLASQPREVRLRGGMTLIQVKIEDDSGLIECVWFNQPFMKRALTGEDSLYFIGRASRRQGRVQLLNPTIEKLNPAKDEALPLMPVYPLTQGISQKVMRNLAIAALEYSRGKIADALPQRLRQYCGLCEAGFAIENIHFPKDREALRLAGRRLSFEELLYFLAAVAHLKGERLALTDGQACIYDATKFNAAIEALPYDLTGAQRRALDEILADMAQNKPMNRLLQGDVGSGKTAIAALALYAVYLSGRQGAFMAPTEILAAQHEESLKEFLKPLGVRIARLSGGMPAGKRRDLLAFLERGQIDVLVGTHALLQDDVRFQALGLVVTDEQHRFGVGQRARLADKGKGVDVLVMSATPIPRTLSLILYGDLDVSVIDELPPGRRPVQTSMVPERKRADMYRFILKEVAAGGQAYIVCPLVEQSETLEVHSAQELYRQLAKGPLKEIALGCVHGKMRPAEKEAAISAFTAGEIKVLVATSVIEVGVNVPNASIMVIENAERFGLAQLHQLRGRVGRGSRQSYCFLMGGDLSQTARERLELLTQTQNGFELAQKDMELRGPGEYLGTQQHGTLDSQLLRLTQNLQEVYEVREIVEMLSSDANWQVEAELVFKAAMARHVKRLKSIAMN, encoded by the coding sequence ATGGAAGCACCCATCAGCGTTTTGCCGGGCATTGGCCCCCAACGGGCAAAACTATTGGAAAAACTGAATCTTTTCACGGTAGACGACCTGCTGCATTTTCTGCCCAGAGGGTACCGGGATTATAATCAAACCACGTTGATTGCCCAGGTGGAGCTGGGCGAAGAAGTGGTGATCCGTGCGCAGTTGGCCTCGCAGCCGCGGGAAGTGCGCCTGCGTGGCGGGATGACGCTGATCCAGGTGAAGATCGAGGACGACAGCGGTTTGATCGAATGCGTTTGGTTTAACCAGCCGTTTATGAAGCGGGCCTTGACGGGTGAGGATTCCCTTTACTTTATTGGCCGGGCTTCGCGCCGGCAGGGGCGGGTGCAGCTGCTAAACCCCACGATAGAAAAGCTGAATCCCGCTAAAGACGAGGCGCTGCCGCTGATGCCGGTCTATCCGCTGACACAGGGCATCTCGCAAAAGGTGATGCGCAACCTGGCGATCGCAGCGTTAGAGTACAGCCGGGGGAAGATCGCAGACGCGCTGCCGCAGCGGTTGAGGCAATATTGCGGCCTTTGCGAGGCTGGGTTTGCCATAGAAAATATCCATTTCCCAAAAGACCGGGAGGCACTGCGTCTGGCGGGGCGCAGGCTCTCTTTTGAGGAGTTGCTTTATTTCCTGGCGGCGGTGGCGCATTTAAAAGGAGAACGCCTGGCCCTGACGGATGGACAGGCCTGCATTTACGATGCAACTAAATTCAATGCCGCCATAGAAGCCCTGCCCTACGACTTGACTGGGGCGCAGCGCCGGGCGCTGGATGAAATTCTGGCCGATATGGCGCAAAACAAGCCCATGAACCGTTTGCTGCAGGGCGATGTTGGCTCGGGTAAAACGGCAATCGCAGCGCTGGCCCTGTATGCGGTATATCTTTCCGGCCGCCAGGGCGCTTTTATGGCGCCCACGGAGATTTTGGCCGCGCAGCATGAAGAGAGCCTTAAAGAGTTTTTAAAGCCGCTGGGCGTGCGTATCGCACGATTAAGCGGGGGCATGCCCGCAGGCAAACGGCGGGATCTGCTGGCCTTTTTGGAAAGGGGGCAGATCGACGTCTTGGTGGGTACGCATGCACTTTTGCAGGACGATGTGCGCTTTCAGGCGCTGGGGCTTGTGGTGACCGATGAGCAGCACCGTTTCGGCGTTGGCCAGCGGGCGCGTTTGGCCGATAAAGGCAAGGGCGTAGACGTGCTGGTGATGTCGGCCACGCCGATCCCGCGGACGCTTTCGTTGATCTTGTACGGAGATTTAGACGTTTCAGTCATCGATGAGCTGCCGCCGGGGCGCCGCCCGGTGCAGACCAGCATGGTACCCGAGCGCAAACGCGCGGATATGTACCGGTTTATCTTAAAAGAGGTCGCCGCCGGCGGCCAGGCCTACATCGTCTGCCCGCTGGTCGAACAGAGTGAAACCCTTGAAGTACACTCCGCGCAGGAGCTCTACCGCCAGCTGGCCAAGGGCCCGCTCAAGGAGATCGCGTTGGGATGCGTGCATGGCAAAATGCGCCCAGCGGAAAAGGAAGCGGCGATCAGCGCCTTTACGGCGGGAGAGATCAAAGTGCTGGTGGCGACCAGCGTGATCGAGGTAGGGGTAAATGTACCCAACGCATCTATTATGGTGATCGAAAATGCCGAGCGGTTTGGATTAGCTCAGCTGCATCAGCTGCGCGGCCGGGTGGGGCGGGGCAGCCGGCAGTCCTACTGCTTTTTAATGGGCGGGGATCTATCTCAAACGGCGCGGGAACGGCTGGAGCTGCTTACCCAGACGCAAAACGGATTTGAGCTGGCCCAAAAGGATATGGAGTTAAGGGGCCCAGGTGAATACTTGGGCACGCAGCAGCATGGTACGTTGGACAGTCAGCTGCTTAGGCTGACGCAGAACTTGCAGGAAGTTTATGAGGTGCGCGAAATCGTCGAAATGCTAAGCTCTGATGCAAACTGGCAAGTGGAAGCCGAACTGGTTTTTAAGGCCGCGATGGCCCGCCATGTAAAACGGTTAAAGAGCATAGCCATGAATTAA
- a CDS encoding alpha/beta-type small acid-soluble spore protein, which yields MARNSSNRLVVPEAQQAMDTMKYEIAREQNVNLKQGYNGDLTSKENGTVGGYMVKHMIEQYERNMSK from the coding sequence GTGGCACGTAATAGCAGCAACCGTCTGGTTGTACCGGAAGCGCAGCAGGCGATGGATACGATGAAGTACGAGATCGCTCGCGAGCAGAACGTGAACCTGAAGCAGGGTTACAATGGCGATTTGACCTCTAAGGAGAACGGGACTGTCGGTGGTTACATGGTTAAGCACATGATCGAGCAGTACGAGCGGAATATGTCCAAATAA
- a CDS encoding alpha/beta-type small acid-soluble spore protein, whose protein sequence is MANSSNRIVVPEAKQAMDNMKYEIAKQLNVNLKQGYNGDLTSRDAGSIGGGMVKSMIEQYERSMANK, encoded by the coding sequence ATGGCGAATAGCTCCAACCGTATTGTTGTCCCCGAGGCTAAGCAGGCTATGGATAACATGAAGTATGAAATCGCGAAGCAGCTGAACGTGAACCTGAAGCAGGGTTACAATGGTGACCTGACTTCTCGTGATGCTGGTTCCATCGGCGGTGGTATGGTAAAGTCGATGATCGAGCAGTATGAGCGTTCTATGGCGAACAAATAG
- a CDS encoding polysaccharide deacetylase family protein has translation MDLRKPRKWLAKHGASTVLVLAVLMIFTLTFGDKILPVWKENELKPIYGAETQEKVGAVVCNIYWGTEYVPDILKALKERDIKATFFIGGMWANDNPEVLKQIVSDGHEIGSHGYSHKMHSKLSLDENVKEMEKAANAIEPITGTTISLFMPPSGDFGQATLQAAKQLNYKTIMWSCDTIDWRDQQDDVLLGRVQKKMAPGGIILTHPTAATARIYGQMLDYLTGQGYRLCPVGELIAAED, from the coding sequence GTGGATTTGCGAAAACCCCGCAAATGGCTGGCCAAGCATGGCGCCAGTACGGTGCTGGTTTTGGCGGTGCTGATGATTTTTACCTTGACTTTTGGAGATAAAATTTTACCGGTCTGGAAGGAAAATGAGCTGAAACCCATTTATGGGGCGGAAACCCAGGAGAAGGTGGGCGCGGTAGTCTGCAATATCTACTGGGGCACCGAGTATGTGCCGGATATCCTCAAGGCGCTTAAGGAGCGGGATATTAAGGCCACTTTTTTTATTGGCGGCATGTGGGCTAACGACAACCCGGAGGTTCTTAAGCAAATCGTATCTGATGGCCATGAGATCGGCAGCCACGGCTACAGCCATAAGATGCACAGCAAGCTATCGCTGGATGAAAACGTAAAAGAAATGGAAAAGGCGGCTAACGCCATTGAACCGATCACGGGAACGACAATTTCCCTTTTTATGCCCCCATCTGGCGATTTTGGGCAGGCGACGTTGCAGGCGGCTAAACAGCTGAATTATAAGACGATCATGTGGTCTTGCGATACCATCGACTGGCGCGACCAGCAAGACGATGTGCTGCTGGGGCGCGTGCAAAAAAAGATGGCGCCCGGCGGCATTATCCTGACCCATCCAACCGCGGCCACGGCGCGCATCTACGGGCAAATGCTGGATTACCTGACCGGCCAGGGCTACAGGCTTTGCCCGGTGGGAGAGTTGATTGCCGCTGAGGATTGA
- a CDS encoding M16 family metallopeptidase — MSKQFFEHTLPNGVRLIAEPIPYFRSVAVGIWVRTGSVNEREEQNGYSHFIEHMLFKGTGRRSAMQISSEIDEIGGQLNAFTSKECTCYYATVRDEHIDIAMDVLSDMFLHSAFDPAEIAKEKGVVIEEIHMVEDTPEDLVHELSSSLYFAGHPLARPILGPEQNIAGLDRAGLVGYFNERYGPEEIVIACAGKIDPERFVALCEQHFGGYKAAPTAVKDKVPPATGDSSEVRYNGRVKDIEQLHFCLALPGVDSESEDIYTLSVLSNILGGGMSSRLFQSLREEHGLVYTIYAYPTVYQAGGKLAIYAALNASQGVKAAQLIEEELNRLKDDLTLEEVTKTKEQLKGNYILGQESTSARMSAIGKGKLMRNFVRTEDQILSLIEQVTLQDVRRLFSQMMESDRRYLSLVGRIEREEQMCKALGINF, encoded by the coding sequence ATGAGCAAACAGTTTTTTGAGCATACATTACCCAATGGCGTGCGGCTGATCGCCGAACCCATTCCTTACTTCCGCTCCGTAGCGGTGGGCATCTGGGTGCGTACCGGCTCGGTGAACGAGCGGGAGGAGCAAAATGGCTACTCTCATTTTATCGAGCACATGCTTTTTAAAGGGACCGGACGGCGCAGCGCCATGCAGATCTCCAGCGAGATCGACGAGATCGGCGGGCAGCTCAACGCTTTTACATCGAAGGAATGCACCTGTTACTACGCTACGGTACGCGATGAGCATATCGACATCGCCATGGATGTGCTCAGCGATATGTTCCTGCATTCGGCGTTTGACCCGGCCGAGATCGCAAAGGAAAAGGGCGTAGTCATCGAGGAGATCCATATGGTGGAGGATACACCGGAGGACTTGGTACATGAACTGTCGTCCAGCCTCTATTTTGCGGGGCATCCGTTGGCCCGTCCCATCCTGGGGCCGGAGCAGAATATTGCTGGTCTCGATCGTGCGGGGCTGGTAGGCTATTTTAACGAACGCTACGGCCCGGAGGAGATCGTTATCGCCTGCGCGGGCAAAATCGATCCTGAGCGATTTGTAGCCCTTTGCGAGCAGCATTTTGGCGGGTACAAGGCAGCGCCCACCGCGGTCAAGGATAAAGTGCCGCCCGCAACGGGAGATAGTAGCGAAGTCCGCTATAATGGGCGGGTCAAGGATATCGAGCAGCTGCATTTTTGCCTGGCGCTACCGGGCGTGGATTCGGAAAGCGAAGATATCTATACTTTGTCTGTTTTAAGCAATATCCTGGGCGGGGGCATGAGCTCGCGGCTGTTCCAGTCCCTGCGGGAAGAGCACGGGCTGGTGTACACGATCTATGCTTATCCCACCGTTTACCAGGCTGGCGGCAAGCTGGCCATTTATGCGGCGTTAAACGCTTCTCAGGGGGTAAAAGCGGCGCAGCTGATTGAGGAAGAATTGAACCGGCTTAAAGATGATTTGACTCTGGAAGAAGTGACCAAGACCAAAGAGCAGCTGAAAGGCAATTATATCCTGGGGCAGGAGTCTACCTCAGCGCGGATGAGCGCTATCGGCAAGGGCAAGTTGATGCGTAATTTCGTGCGGACGGAAGACCAGATCCTGTCTTTGATCGAACAGGTTACCCTGCAGGATGTGCGCAGGCTGTTTTCGCAGATGATGGAGTCGGACCGGCGCTATCTCTCCCTGGTGGGAAGGATCGAGCGGGAAGAGCAGATGTGCAAAGCCCTGGGGATCAATTTTTAA
- a CDS encoding flavin reductase family protein codes for MNQLDYTDKMDLVTRQLGNGGVFLNTGSLDAPNTMTIGWGSVGVYWGKPVFVVMVRYSRHSFKAINEMKNFTVSIPLHDMKKELGYCGTRSGREGDKFAACGLTAEAAQSVAAPIVGECELHYECKVIAKQSMEPTLVCPDILQRYYGDGDFHTYFYGEIVNCYEK; via the coding sequence ATGAATCAGTTAGATTATACCGATAAAATGGATCTTGTCACCCGGCAGTTGGGAAACGGCGGCGTATTTTTAAACACCGGCAGCTTGGACGCGCCCAATACCATGACCATTGGCTGGGGCTCTGTAGGGGTTTACTGGGGCAAGCCGGTCTTTGTCGTCATGGTGCGCTATTCCCGCCACAGCTTTAAGGCCATTAACGAGATGAAGAACTTTACCGTCAGCATTCCGCTGCATGATATGAAAAAGGAGCTGGGCTATTGCGGGACCCGATCCGGACGCGAGGGCGATAAATTTGCGGCCTGCGGTTTGACGGCAGAGGCCGCCCAAAGCGTTGCGGCGCCGATCGTAGGCGAATGCGAACTGCACTATGAGTGCAAAGTTATCGCCAAGCAGAGCATGGAGCCTACGCTGGTCTGTCCCGATATTCTGCAGCGCTACTATGGCGACGGGGATTTCCACACCTACTTCTACGGCGAGATCGTAAATTGCTACGAAAAGTAA
- a CDS encoding glutamate-5-semialdehyde dehydrogenase, producing MQQSIEEYIVALAQRAKKASRQLAQLTSAQKDAALEAMAQGLEANTAQILVENAKDMAAGRENGLSAALLDRLALDEKRLAQMAEGLRSVKALEDPVGEVEGMVKRPNGLLIGCQRVPMGVVAIIYEARPNVTSDVAGLCIKAGNAAILRGGKEALHSNLALSKVLRDALKGTDCPEDALLYIDQGGREATTYLMQLNGLVDVLIPRGGAGLIQHVVKNATVPVIETGVGNCHVFVDETAKIDQAIDIVINGKTTRPAVCNALETLLVHRSIAAEFLPRCAQKLKEKGVEIRGCQRTREWIPDALPASEEDYATEFLDLILAVRVVDGLDEAIAHVQRYSTGHSECIVTENYSNAQAFLQQVDAAAVYVNASTRFTDGFEFGLGAEIGISTQKLHARGPMGLKALTTTKYIVYGSGQIR from the coding sequence ATGCAGCAATCCATTGAAGAATATATCGTAGCGCTGGCACAGCGTGCAAAAAAAGCATCCCGCCAGCTGGCGCAGTTGACCAGCGCCCAAAAAGATGCGGCGCTTGAAGCCATGGCGCAGGGACTGGAGGCGAATACGGCGCAGATTCTGGTGGAAAACGCCAAGGATATGGCGGCCGGAAGGGAAAACGGTCTGTCTGCCGCGCTGCTGGACCGGCTGGCGCTAGATGAAAAGCGGCTGGCCCAGATGGCGGAAGGGCTGCGCAGCGTAAAAGCGCTGGAGGACCCGGTCGGCGAAGTGGAAGGTATGGTCAAGCGGCCTAACGGTCTTTTAATCGGTTGCCAGCGGGTGCCCATGGGCGTTGTGGCGATCATCTACGAAGCGCGCCCCAACGTGACCAGCGATGTGGCGGGGCTTTGCATCAAGGCCGGCAATGCAGCAATTCTGCGCGGGGGCAAAGAAGCTTTGCACAGCAACCTTGCGCTGTCCAAGGTGCTGCGCGATGCGCTTAAGGGTACAGATTGCCCTGAGGATGCGCTGTTGTATATCGACCAGGGCGGCCGGGAGGCGACGACATACCTGATGCAGCTCAACGGCCTTGTAGATGTGCTTATCCCCAGAGGGGGCGCGGGGCTGATCCAGCATGTGGTTAAAAACGCTACCGTACCCGTGATCGAAACGGGCGTTGGTAACTGCCACGTATTTGTAGATGAAACGGCGAAGATCGATCAGGCCATCGATATCGTCATTAATGGCAAGACGACGCGTCCGGCGGTGTGTAACGCCCTGGAGACGCTGCTGGTCCATCGTTCCATTGCGGCCGAGTTTTTACCCCGCTGTGCCCAGAAGCTGAAAGAAAAGGGCGTTGAAATTCGCGGCTGTCAAAGAACGCGCGAATGGATACCGGATGCTTTGCCTGCCAGTGAAGAAGATTATGCCACGGAGTTTTTGGATTTGATTCTGGCCGTTCGCGTCGTTGACGGTTTGGATGAGGCAATAGCCCATGTCCAGCGCTATTCCACCGGCCACAGCGAATGCATCGTCACCGAGAATTATTCCAATGCGCAGGCCTTTTTGCAGCAGGTGGACGCGGCTGCGGTATATGTCAATGCCTCCACCCGCTTTACAGATGGCTTTGAGTTTGGTCTGGGGGCGGAGATCGGCATCAGCACCCAAAAGCTGCACGCCAGAGGACCCATGGGGCTTAAAGCTTTAACGACCACGAAATATATCGTTTACGGAAGCGGACAGATCCGCTGA